Genomic DNA from Candidatus Polarisedimenticolaceae bacterium:
CCTTTTCGGGCTGATCCAGCCGCCGCCCCTGACCGGGGCGCTGAAGACCTTCAACGACGGGCTCCTCGCGTCGGTCTACCTGCTGCCGACGGTGAAGGTCGTCGAACTCCTGTGCGGCGTCGCGTTCGTAGTCGGAAGGTTCGTCCCGCTCGCGACG
This window encodes:
- a CDS encoding DoxX family membrane protein, which produces MKIATAVVRVLLGLLFLFSSVTYLFGLIQPPPLTGALKTFNDGLLASVYLLPTVKVVELLCGVAFVVGRFVPLAT